One Nodosilinea sp. FACHB-141 DNA segment encodes these proteins:
- a CDS encoding FAD-binding domain-containing protein, translating into MNRTLVWFRRDLRISDHEPLLRAAGRGLVVPVFVFDRALLHHPETGAARVAFLLAALHALDADLKALGGRLIVRSGDPVQVLPDLIKETDADGIYAYTDVERIYGRVRDARLNQALDRRGMKIRWFEPVASAADLIPYPQYRELWYREMGQPLVPTPQQVSVPPEIPSDPLPALDALGHWADEKPIPPASTAAARALLQGFLADKADRYYWQLSYPSAEATTGLSPHIKFGVISVRECVQTIRNTPDFGDNRVRRSHQQLISRLRWGNGFTQRFRYLPQLELRSLYRTFDDDGWAFDPDLYQAWQTGHTGFPIVDAAARCLQATGGYLALNFRTRAIYASFLSNLCGIDWRYGALHFMRHLIDGDCPIDHYQWAMQSGVTHCVDKTWTRIYNPGQTAVDRCDPEGEFIKRWLPELADVPPGQLGSPPTLSGYPAPILNYKAARQRRVKLLEAQRGKFLNARNLLPHLAQMPKDLTPFGTEVYGGEVAWAEDAIADLFPAALPLADLDVAQAAALRTWFVARVNVLPPKSRRRKPQVPATDPNIRQLTLLGDIK; encoded by the coding sequence ATGAACAGAACCCTTGTCTGGTTTCGCCGCGACCTGCGCATCTCTGACCATGAACCGCTGCTGCGGGCGGCTGGGCGAGGGCTGGTGGTGCCGGTGTTTGTGTTCGATCGCGCCCTGCTGCACCACCCTGAAACCGGTGCGGCGCGGGTGGCGTTTTTGCTGGCCGCCCTGCACGCTCTGGATGCAGACCTGAAAGCCTTGGGCGGGCGTCTGATTGTGCGATCGGGCGACCCAGTTCAGGTATTGCCCGATCTAATTAAAGAAACTGACGCCGATGGCATCTATGCCTACACCGACGTCGAACGCATTTATGGCCGGGTGCGCGATGCTCGCCTCAACCAGGCCCTAGACCGGCGGGGGATGAAAATCCGCTGGTTTGAGCCCGTCGCCAGCGCCGCCGATCTCATCCCCTACCCCCAGTACCGTGAGCTGTGGTATCGGGAAATGGGCCAACCCCTGGTGCCTACACCCCAACAGGTTTCCGTACCGCCAGAGATCCCGAGCGATCCGTTACCGGCCCTAGACGCCTTGGGCCACTGGGCTGACGAAAAGCCCATTCCCCCCGCCAGCACCGCCGCTGCCCGCGCCCTGCTGCAAGGCTTTTTGGCCGACAAGGCCGATCGCTACTATTGGCAGCTGTCGTACCCTAGCGCCGAGGCCACCACGGGCCTCAGCCCCCACATTAAATTTGGCGTGATCTCGGTGCGGGAGTGTGTGCAGACCATTCGCAACACTCCCGATTTCGGCGACAACCGAGTGCGCCGCAGCCACCAGCAGCTGATTTCGCGTCTGCGGTGGGGCAACGGGTTTACCCAGCGGTTTCGGTATCTGCCGCAGCTAGAGCTGCGATCGCTCTACCGAACCTTTGACGACGATGGCTGGGCCTTTGACCCCGATCTCTACCAAGCCTGGCAGACCGGCCACACCGGCTTCCCGATTGTGGATGCCGCGGCTCGCTGTTTGCAGGCGACCGGAGGCTATCTGGCGCTGAACTTTCGCACCCGCGCCATCTATGCAAGCTTTCTCAGCAACCTGTGCGGCATCGACTGGCGCTACGGAGCGCTGCATTTTATGCGCCACTTAATAGATGGTGACTGCCCCATCGACCATTACCAGTGGGCGATGCAGTCGGGGGTGACCCACTGCGTCGATAAAACCTGGACGCGCATCTATAACCCTGGCCAAACGGCGGTCGATCGCTGCGACCCCGAGGGCGAGTTTATCAAGCGCTGGCTGCCAGAGCTGGCGGATGTACCCCCAGGGCAGCTCGGCAGTCCGCCGACTCTCTCGGGCTACCCAGCCCCAATTTTGAACTATAAAGCGGCTCGCCAGCGTCGGGTCAAACTGCTCGAAGCCCAGCGGGGTAAGTTTCTCAACGCTAGAAATCTGCTGCCTCACCTGGCGCAGATGCCCAAGGATTTAACGCCCTTTGGTACGGAGGTCTATGGGGGTGAAGTGGCTTGGGCTGAGGATGCGATCGCCGATCTCTTCCCCGCCGCGCTGCCGTTAGCTGATCTGGATGTAGCGCAAGCGGCGGCTCTGCGCACCTGGTTTGTAGCCCGTGTCAATGTGCTGCCGCCGAAGTCGCGGCGACGAAAGCCGCAGGTCCCAGCTACAGATCCCAATATTCGCCAGCTCACGTTGCTGGGGGACATCAAATAG
- a CDS encoding endo-1,4-beta-xylanase: MRRRHFIRYTTSTLATSYWLGQAEEKLLASPPPLTLHAYLPNSDPLPKFELSRLYFLGLDDEPIPHPDRTVEDGILTTQPPAGRFAIALQLPVEGFGDVTLYADNQGRGFTPTDFPLVLNGAFARDRLYRVSQACDRWQRQGYGIPQSVRDRLHRAQAYLTQASQAPDLQTQIPLWNNALVEGLWAGEEATLSRARQRIARTPPRQNFKLGCNAFAHPGLGAEYDRHFEALFTTATVPFYWKPMEPERGQPDYAEADTQVAWLQSVGIPAKGHPLVWFFDGIVPDWVSSLPYEEIKATLRQRVLAITQRYGDRIPAYDVINEAHGAPWANALGYDQAQFLDLTRMACEAAKEGNPKVKRVVNSCCPWARNVAIYGPPQRSPYQYLKACLATAIDFEVIGLQLYYPDQDMFEIDRLLDRFVGLGKPIHITEMGCSSNTGTDENSIMGEALGLWHAPWSEQVQADWVEQIYTLGYSRPEIEVVSWWDLSDQAVFWPFGGLLNRENQPKAAYYRLQGLKKAWAI; this comes from the coding sequence GTGAGACGTCGCCACTTTATTCGCTACACCACCAGCACGCTTGCCACTTCATACTGGCTCGGCCAAGCAGAAGAGAAACTTCTCGCCAGTCCACCGCCGCTCACCCTGCATGCCTACCTGCCCAACAGTGATCCGCTACCCAAGTTTGAACTCAGCCGCCTCTACTTTCTGGGTCTAGACGACGAACCCATTCCCCACCCCGATCGCACCGTAGAGGACGGCATTCTCACCACCCAGCCGCCAGCGGGTCGCTTCGCGATCGCCCTTCAGCTCCCCGTCGAGGGCTTTGGCGACGTCACTCTCTACGCTGACAACCAGGGGCGCGGCTTTACACCAACGGATTTTCCGCTGGTGCTGAATGGGGCATTTGCGCGCGATCGCCTTTACCGAGTTAGCCAAGCGTGCGATCGCTGGCAGCGCCAGGGCTACGGTATTCCTCAGAGCGTGCGCGATCGCCTCCACCGCGCTCAGGCCTACCTCACCCAGGCTAGCCAAGCCCCCGACCTACAAACCCAGATTCCGCTGTGGAACAACGCCCTGGTGGAAGGGCTATGGGCTGGAGAAGAAGCCACCCTCAGCCGCGCCCGCCAGCGCATTGCCCGCACCCCACCGCGCCAAAATTTCAAACTCGGCTGCAATGCTTTTGCCCACCCTGGCTTGGGAGCGGAGTACGATCGCCACTTCGAGGCCCTTTTCACCACCGCCACCGTACCGTTTTACTGGAAACCGATGGAACCCGAGCGTGGTCAGCCCGACTACGCCGAAGCCGATACCCAGGTGGCCTGGCTTCAAAGCGTTGGCATTCCGGCGAAGGGGCATCCCCTGGTGTGGTTCTTCGACGGCATTGTGCCCGACTGGGTAAGCTCGCTGCCCTATGAGGAGATCAAAGCCACCCTGCGGCAGCGAGTTTTAGCAATTACGCAGCGCTACGGCGATCGCATTCCTGCCTACGATGTCATCAACGAAGCCCACGGTGCCCCTTGGGCCAACGCCCTCGGCTACGACCAAGCGCAATTTCTCGACCTCACCCGCATGGCCTGCGAGGCCGCCAAAGAGGGCAATCCCAAAGTGAAGCGGGTGGTCAATAGCTGCTGCCCGTGGGCTCGCAATGTGGCGATCTACGGCCCGCCCCAGCGTAGCCCCTATCAGTACCTCAAAGCCTGTTTGGCCACTGCTATCGATTTTGAGGTTATTGGCCTACAGCTCTACTATCCCGACCAGGATATGTTCGAAATCGATCGCCTGCTCGATCGCTTCGTCGGCCTGGGCAAGCCCATCCATATCACCGAAATGGGCTGTTCTTCCAACACTGGCACCGATGAAAATTCCATCATGGGCGAAGCTTTGGGCCTGTGGCACGCCCCCTGGAGCGAGCAGGTTCAGGCCGACTGGGTCGAGCAAATCTACACTCTGGGCTACAGCAGGCCCGAGATTGAAGTGGTCTCCTGGTGGGATTTGTCAGACCAAGCCGTTTTCTGGCCCTTTGGCGGGCTGCTAAACCGCGAAAACCAGCCTAAAGCTGCCTACTACCGGCTCCAAGGGCTCAAAAAAGCCTGGGCTATTTGA
- a CDS encoding type I restriction endonuclease subunit R, which translates to MSVAITEAITTLAEAEQRFQLTRTEDETFFWEWSSDLPSLSDTEKAGLADLRQRYLYQRSQGHLLESTVLLLFASPLLTLAGFYDPPFRVKAEESVQLTLQDPEEILQGRLEVLVLKDQLWVVVFESKKTAISVWSALPQTLAYLMATPNHEQPRFALMTNGDDSVFVKLEANQGRRYNLSRVFAALTSNQELDGVLQILKYLGQVLQ; encoded by the coding sequence ATGTCGGTTGCCATCACAGAGGCGATTACAACCCTGGCAGAGGCCGAGCAGCGGTTTCAGCTGACCCGCACAGAAGATGAAACATTCTTTTGGGAATGGAGCTCTGACCTGCCCAGCCTCAGTGACACCGAAAAAGCGGGACTGGCTGACCTGCGGCAGCGCTATCTATATCAGCGATCGCAAGGACACCTGCTCGAAAGCACGGTTTTATTGCTATTTGCCTCTCCCCTGCTTACCCTAGCTGGGTTCTATGACCCACCCTTTAGGGTGAAAGCAGAAGAATCGGTTCAGCTTACCCTGCAAGATCCAGAGGAAATTTTGCAAGGGCGGCTCGAAGTATTGGTCTTAAAAGACCAGCTTTGGGTGGTGGTGTTTGAATCAAAAAAAACAGCTATTTCGGTCTGGTCTGCTCTACCCCAGACCCTGGCCTACTTAATGGCGACCCCTAATCATGAGCAACCTAGGTTCGCCCTCATGACCAACGGGGATGACTCAGTTTTTGTGAAGCTAGAGGCAAACCAGGGTCGACGATACAACCTATCAAGGGTTTTTGCGGCATTGACCTCCAACCAAGAACTCGACGGAGTTCTGCAAATCTTGAAATATCTCGGTCAGGTGCTTCAGTGA
- a CDS encoding GH1 family beta-glucosidase, protein MVYTFPPGFQWGVATASYQIEGAAEARGPSVWDVFSQTPGRVLYGDTGAIACDHFHRFRDDIALMADLGVRHYRFSISWPRVMPQGRGAVNDAGLAFYSELVDTLLEFGITPHATLFHWDSPQALEDEYGSWRSRQMAQDFADYVTVVVKKLGDRITHWMTLNEIFCFTHIGYGVGHVPEMAPGTVVKTSKEVWQTSHHALLAHGLGCQAIRAASPQPCQVALVDNYLATVPLTDTPADIAAAQAAFPLTGTNGGILYPALTGEYNPQLLADLGKNAPDILPGDLATIHQPLDSLGFNVYTGVYMRAADNARGFESLPFPQSYPRMHMPWLHILPDSLYWGVRHISDTLQRPELRVFISENGCAAQDELTPAGEVLDLDRIQYLQQYLRSAHRAVQEGYPLMGYFLWTFMDNFEWAYGRDRRFGVTYVDFATQQRIPKASYHWYARCIEENRVV, encoded by the coding sequence ATGGTATACACATTTCCGCCAGGGTTTCAGTGGGGGGTAGCGACTGCGTCATACCAGATTGAAGGTGCTGCCGAGGCCCGAGGCCCCAGCGTGTGGGATGTCTTTAGCCAAACTCCAGGGCGGGTGCTCTATGGCGACACCGGGGCGATCGCCTGCGACCATTTCCACCGCTTCCGCGACGACATCGCCCTGATGGCTGACTTGGGTGTGCGCCACTACCGCTTCAGCATCTCCTGGCCCCGCGTTATGCCCCAGGGGCGCGGCGCGGTGAATGATGCCGGTTTAGCTTTCTATAGCGAGCTGGTCGATACCCTGCTGGAGTTTGGCATTACTCCCCACGCCACCCTGTTTCACTGGGATAGTCCTCAAGCCCTCGAAGACGAGTACGGCTCGTGGCGCAGTCGCCAGATGGCGCAAGACTTTGCCGACTACGTCACGGTGGTGGTGAAGAAGCTGGGCGATCGCATCACCCACTGGATGACCCTGAACGAAATCTTTTGCTTTACCCACATCGGCTACGGCGTCGGCCACGTTCCCGAAATGGCCCCCGGCACCGTAGTCAAAACTAGCAAAGAAGTCTGGCAAACCTCCCACCACGCCCTGCTGGCCCACGGCCTGGGCTGCCAGGCCATTCGTGCCGCCTCGCCTCAGCCCTGCCAAGTAGCGCTAGTCGATAACTACCTCGCCACCGTCCCCCTCACCGATACCCCAGCGGATATCGCCGCTGCCCAGGCGGCCTTTCCCCTGACGGGCACCAACGGCGGCATTCTCTACCCGGCCCTAACCGGGGAATACAATCCCCAACTGCTGGCAGACTTGGGCAAGAATGCCCCCGACATTCTGCCCGGCGACCTAGCCACCATTCACCAACCGCTGGATTCTCTCGGGTTCAATGTCTACACGGGAGTCTATATGAGAGCGGCTGACAATGCCAGGGGCTTTGAAAGCCTGCCCTTTCCCCAGAGCTACCCGCGCATGCACATGCCCTGGCTGCATATCTTGCCCGACAGCCTCTACTGGGGCGTGCGCCACATCAGCGATACCCTTCAGCGCCCCGAGCTACGCGTTTTCATCAGCGAGAATGGCTGCGCTGCCCAGGATGAACTCACGCCCGCCGGAGAAGTACTGGATCTCGATCGCATTCAGTATTTGCAACAGTACCTGCGATCGGCCCACCGCGCCGTGCAAGAGGGCTATCCACTGATGGGCTATTTCCTCTGGACCTTTATGGATAACTTTGAGTGGGCCTATGGACGCGATCGCCGCTTTGGCGTCACTTATGTGGACTTTGCCACTCAGCAGCGCATTCCCAAAGCCAGCTACCACTGGTACGCCCGCTGCATTGAAGAAAATCGCGTGGTGTAG
- a CDS encoding acyltransferase: MSQFNSKHYQPSKQRLNWLEGIRLLAAVGILLYHAQLLFTKYAYTPQPTGLRSNWATIAEANAHLGQNVLASAIALPVWFGFQAVDIFILIAGFVLVLSLRSKAQAVGAGEFIQSRLLRILWPFWTVAWLAYPILWLIGIANNSYRPSPWDTFAGATFPLLFGFDGERLLATSGPWWFIPLIISFTLISPILWQLLNRWGTRNLLLVSLVVTLLYRYAAVYHFGGHLTYSMLDTPNNWLPFVSFVAKLSTFVVGMAMAEAYCQHRGPLFWRPQRLLWIGLVVYAAGFIAQFYRMGWVVCDLLLPIGFVMIAAVVLRSLSNVPALSAAMGRLGVHSYSYFLIHGFVIDRTINLWVQDSVWRYWVALPLMVVGTLALAMIADAACPFIQRSAVQLWRDIDYLLMQDPTAEGASWCPVVGDRVSYKGSRDWIVQKIETLLDEGESYLCQISEGRRTIWVNANHLSLVEATSRVHSPYAPIKTVV; the protein is encoded by the coding sequence ATGTCTCAATTCAATTCTAAGCATTATCAGCCTTCAAAACAACGGCTTAATTGGCTAGAAGGTATTCGGCTATTAGCAGCCGTTGGCATTCTGCTCTATCATGCCCAGCTGCTGTTTACGAAGTACGCTTACACTCCCCAGCCCACTGGGCTGCGAAGCAACTGGGCCACCATTGCTGAGGCCAACGCTCATCTCGGCCAAAATGTGCTGGCTTCTGCGATCGCTTTACCGGTTTGGTTTGGCTTTCAGGCGGTCGATATTTTTATTTTAATTGCTGGCTTTGTGCTGGTTTTGTCGCTGCGCAGCAAAGCCCAGGCTGTCGGTGCAGGCGAGTTTATTCAAAGTCGCCTGCTGCGAATTCTCTGGCCATTTTGGACCGTAGCCTGGCTGGCCTATCCCATTCTTTGGCTGATTGGTATTGCCAACAACAGCTATCGACCGTCGCCATGGGATACCTTTGCTGGGGCTACATTTCCGTTGCTATTTGGCTTTGACGGCGAACGTTTGTTGGCGACTAGCGGCCCCTGGTGGTTTATTCCCCTAATTATTAGTTTCACGCTAATTTCTCCTATCCTCTGGCAACTTCTAAACCGCTGGGGAACCCGCAATTTGCTGCTGGTGAGTTTAGTGGTCACGTTGCTCTATCGCTACGCAGCGGTCTACCACTTTGGCGGGCATCTGACCTACTCTATGCTCGACACGCCCAACAACTGGTTGCCCTTTGTCTCATTTGTGGCCAAGCTGAGCACATTTGTCGTCGGCATGGCTATGGCAGAGGCCTATTGCCAGCACCGTGGCCCCTTGTTTTGGCGGCCTCAGCGGCTGCTTTGGATTGGGCTAGTGGTCTACGCTGCGGGTTTTATAGCGCAGTTTTATCGAATGGGCTGGGTGGTCTGCGATCTGCTGTTACCCATCGGTTTTGTCATGATTGCGGCGGTGGTACTGCGATCGCTGAGCAATGTGCCGGCGCTATCAGCGGCTATGGGGCGGCTGGGTGTCCATAGCTATAGCTACTTCTTAATTCACGGCTTTGTAATCGATCGCACGATCAATCTGTGGGTGCAAGATAGCGTTTGGCGCTACTGGGTTGCTCTACCGCTAATGGTCGTTGGCACCCTAGCGTTGGCCATGATTGCCGATGCGGCGTGCCCCTTTATCCAGCGCAGCGCTGTACAGCTATGGCGCGACATTGACTATTTGCTGATGCAAGACCCAACGGCTGAAGGTGCTAGCTGGTGTCCGGTGGTGGGCGATCGCGTCAGCTACAAGGGCAGCCGAGACTGGATTGTGCAGAAGATTGAAACTCTGCTCGACGAAGGCGAATCCTATCTTTGCCAAATTTCAGAGGGTCGCCGCACAATCTGGGTCAACGCCAACCATTTAAGCCTGGTTGAAGCTACGTCGAGGGTGCACAGCCCCTACGCGCCAATTAAAACTGTTGTTTAA
- a CDS encoding glycosyltransferase: protein MTKTWSSEIQKVIFTHVLLIGLPTVFYGYLLLSGWGLMGPRAVVLTLFLFNAVIIIVESSNALFRRFATHRHRLSPPSEQTRNQVKAWMGVRGAEYPSPLDPVPRCSFLVAAYLPNEQNIIVETLHHLLTHIERPADGLEIILAYNTPVDLPIEAELHQLARQHDELIILRVEGSRSKAENMNAALDIATGEVTCVLDADHHPSADCFRRAWHWIAQGYDVIQGRNVIRNHDENFLAQNVAIEFEQMYGISHAAKSFLTDTSIFGGSNGYWRTSVLKQIRFNPNRLTEDIDASLRTLLNGYKILHDRSIVTSELAPASLKTLWFQRKRWAHGWLEVSLLYQRRLWRSPHFNNWQKFYWTYLLYYCESFALISLQLLPVLLAFLLVPGAVSGQMQVYFWVAGGLSLFSGVYQILATAKVASRRYPLTYYIKHVLFLPFYVTLKNSIAIVAIYDYLNGENTWVVTPRDTRSQKRYRLKQG, encoded by the coding sequence GTGACCAAAACGTGGTCTAGCGAAATTCAAAAGGTCATCTTTACCCACGTGCTGCTGATTGGCCTGCCCACCGTTTTTTATGGATATTTGCTGCTTAGCGGCTGGGGTTTGATGGGGCCACGGGCTGTGGTATTGACGCTTTTTTTGTTCAATGCGGTGATTATCATCGTCGAGTCGAGCAATGCGTTATTTCGCCGGTTTGCAACCCATCGCCATCGGCTTAGCCCTCCGTCAGAGCAGACCCGAAACCAGGTCAAAGCCTGGATGGGAGTGCGAGGGGCTGAGTACCCCTCTCCCCTCGATCCGGTGCCCCGCTGCTCATTTTTAGTGGCCGCCTACTTGCCCAACGAGCAGAACATTATCGTTGAGACTCTGCACCATTTGCTCACTCACATCGAGCGACCGGCGGACGGGTTAGAAATTATTTTGGCCTACAACACGCCTGTGGATTTGCCCATTGAGGCTGAGCTACATCAGCTGGCCAGGCAGCATGATGAGCTGATCATTTTGCGGGTCGAAGGCAGCCGATCTAAGGCCGAAAATATGAATGCCGCCCTCGACATTGCGACGGGAGAAGTCACCTGTGTTCTCGATGCCGATCACCATCCCAGTGCCGACTGTTTTAGGCGGGCGTGGCACTGGATTGCTCAGGGGTACGATGTTATTCAAGGCCGCAACGTCATTCGCAACCATGACGAAAACTTTCTGGCTCAAAACGTGGCGATCGAGTTTGAGCAGATGTACGGCATTAGTCACGCGGCGAAGTCGTTTCTGACTGACACCAGCATCTTTGGTGGCTCGAACGGCTACTGGCGAACCTCGGTGCTCAAACAAATTCGCTTCAACCCCAACCGATTGACTGAAGATATTGACGCCTCTTTGAGAACGCTGCTTAACGGCTACAAAATTTTGCACGATCGCAGTATCGTAACCAGTGAGCTAGCGCCCGCCTCGCTCAAAACACTTTGGTTTCAGCGCAAACGCTGGGCCCACGGCTGGCTAGAAGTGTCGCTGCTCTATCAGCGCCGGTTGTGGCGATCGCCTCACTTCAACAACTGGCAAAAATTCTACTGGACGTATCTGCTCTACTACTGCGAATCTTTCGCCCTAATTTCGCTACAGCTCTTGCCGGTGCTGCTGGCCTTTTTGCTGGTGCCCGGTGCGGTGTCGGGCCAGATGCAAGTTTATTTTTGGGTTGCCGGTGGCCTGTCGCTTTTCAGCGGGGTTTACCAAATTCTAGCAACGGCAAAGGTTGCGTCTAGGCGTTATCCGCTGACTTACTACATTAAGCATGTGCTGTTTTTGCCTTTCTACGTCACCCTCAAAAACTCGATCGCGATCGTCGCTATCTACGACTACCTCAATGGAGAAAATACCTGGGTTGTGACCCCTCGCGATACGCGATCGCAGAAGCGGTATCGCCTTAAGCAGGGGTAA
- a CDS encoding nuclease-related domain-containing protein produces the protein MKLNARRQRVSPLKDKPLRNPGQSLDEELQRLWDEDLNTWLSLFLLPIIFTAYEWWRAVSNTPPQPLGALIVTIPISSCACFRLYRLRLQLRRLRMARDGEKAVGQYLSDLREKGYRVFHDIVGKGFNVDHVVICDRGIFTIETKTYSKPSSGKSTIHFDGETIQVNGQMMERNAVEQAKAQAYWVAEVLKESTGRSFAVKPVVVFPGWFVESSKTKGPSDLWVLNPKALPSFIDNEPQRVTPEDVKLAAYHLSRYIRTS, from the coding sequence ATGAAGCTAAACGCCCGTAGGCAACGGGTATCCCCCCTAAAAGACAAACCTTTGCGGAACCCAGGGCAATCCCTTGATGAAGAGCTACAGCGTTTGTGGGATGAAGACCTCAACACGTGGCTGAGCCTGTTTTTGCTGCCCATCATCTTTACCGCATACGAGTGGTGGCGTGCAGTGAGCAACACCCCGCCGCAGCCTTTAGGAGCCCTCATAGTCACCATCCCAATTTCGAGCTGTGCCTGCTTTCGGCTCTACCGATTGAGACTACAGCTCAGGCGCCTGAGGATGGCGCGAGATGGAGAGAAGGCGGTTGGACAATACCTGTCAGATTTGAGAGAAAAAGGCTATCGAGTCTTCCACGACATTGTGGGAAAGGGGTTCAACGTCGATCACGTGGTGATTTGCGATCGCGGCATTTTCACCATCGAAACTAAAACCTACAGCAAACCATCGTCTGGAAAATCCACTATTCACTTCGATGGCGAAACCATTCAAGTTAACGGCCAGATGATGGAGCGCAATGCGGTTGAGCAAGCCAAGGCACAGGCTTACTGGGTCGCAGAAGTACTGAAGGAAAGTACCGGCAGATCTTTTGCTGTTAAGCCAGTGGTGGTTTTCCCAGGATGGTTTGTGGAGTCGTCTAAGACAAAAGGGCCCTCTGACCTCTGGGTGCTGAACCCCAAAGCTCTGCCCAGTTTTATCGACAACGAACCGCAGCGGGTTACCCCAGAAGATGTCAAGCTCGCGGCTTACCATCTATCTCGCTACATTCGTACCTCTTAA
- a CDS encoding DUF433 domain-containing protein, with translation MTLDQLQTELLALSPQEKAQVIQLLVSSLSGTWVGIEKTPGVMGGDACIRQTRIPIWLLVSLRQQGATEAFLLEDYPDLTAADLTNAWLYASTHQSEIEAALQRQAAA, from the coding sequence ATGACCCTCGACCAACTTCAAACCGAACTGCTAGCGCTTTCACCCCAAGAAAAAGCGCAAGTCATTCAACTGCTGGTCTCTAGCCTCAGCGGTACCTGGGTTGGCATTGAGAAAACCCCTGGCGTTATGGGCGGTGATGCCTGCATTCGCCAAACCCGCATTCCAATCTGGCTGCTAGTTAGCCTTCGTCAGCAGGGCGCAACGGAAGCCTTTCTTCTAGAAGACTATCCCGACCTCACTGCCGCAGACCTCACCAATGCTTGGCTTTACGCCAGCACCCACCAATCCGAAATTGAAGCTGCCCTTCAACGGCAAGCGGCAGCCTGA
- a CDS encoding DUF5615 family PIN-like protein, producing the protein MARLYADEGYPRQVSRLLKDLGHDVLTVQEAGQGNKRIPDETVLAFAISQNRAVLTVNRGDFIRLHNQNSGHAGIIVCTEDIDRQGLANRVHQAILEAGTLAGQLIRVNRPNS; encoded by the coding sequence ATGGCTCGACTCTACGCCGATGAGGGTTATCCTCGCCAAGTCAGCCGACTGCTCAAAGACCTAGGGCATGACGTGCTGACCGTTCAAGAGGCAGGACAAGGGAATAAACGCATCCCCGATGAAACAGTGTTAGCTTTCGCTATCAGTCAAAATCGAGCTGTGCTAACCGTTAACCGAGGTGACTTCATTCGGCTGCACAACCAAAATTCTGGTCACGCTGGCATTATCGTTTGTACAGAAGACATCGATCGCCAGGGGCTTGCTAACCGAGTACACCAAGCGATTCTTGAAGCAGGAACTTTGGCAGGACAATTGATTCGCGTAAATCGTCCCAATTCCTGA
- a CDS encoding GNAT family N-acetyltransferase: MHIREDDLTGPQIIALLREHLENMHEITPSGSVHALDLEQLRAPNITFWTAWDGNDLLGCGALKELDSTSGEVKSMRTPAAHRRKGIASSILEHIIDVARQRGYTHLYLETGSFPAFAPARTLYERYGFEYRGPFGDYTADPNSSFMEKSL; encoded by the coding sequence ATGCACATCCGCGAAGACGATCTGACCGGACCTCAGATTATCGCCCTGCTGCGCGAGCATCTGGAAAACATGCACGAGATTACGCCCTCCGGCAGCGTTCACGCACTGGATTTGGAGCAGCTGAGAGCACCAAACATCACCTTCTGGACGGCCTGGGATGGCAATGACCTCCTGGGCTGCGGCGCGCTGAAGGAACTCGACTCCACCAGCGGCGAAGTTAAGTCGATGCGTACCCCTGCTGCCCATCGCCGCAAGGGCATCGCCTCTAGCATTTTGGAACACATTATTGATGTTGCTCGGCAGCGGGGCTACACCCACCTGTATCTAGAAACGGGCTCTTTCCCTGCTTTTGCCCCGGCCCGCACCCTGTACGAGCGTTACGGCTTTGAGTACCGAGGCCCCTTTGGCGACTACACCGCCGACCCCAACAGCTCCTTTATGGAGAAAAGCCTTTAG
- a CDS encoding TIGR02466 family protein: MPVDTWFPLAVYYNDLPDAAQHKAALSEAILDLEANGSEPRNFPEMAWTGDLHGVEKVHTDPRFAWVVAQVETHVVNYLTELGLDLSQIDLYIQRAWPVVSRPQQEVGAHCHNTAHVSAVYYVAVPESGTDAAGCLTFLDDARPNEVSPGLGSENTDIISTWNYLNQDQALYLPTEGRLIVFPAKQRHGVTPNHTDELRLSLSFDIVLTAAPGQAAGAYEFLMPPPVQWQRFGQISQR; the protein is encoded by the coding sequence ATGCCCGTCGATACCTGGTTTCCCCTTGCCGTCTACTACAACGACCTGCCCGATGCAGCCCAGCACAAAGCGGCTCTCTCCGAGGCCATTCTTGACCTAGAAGCCAACGGCAGCGAACCCCGCAACTTTCCCGAAATGGCCTGGACGGGCGATCTGCACGGCGTCGAAAAAGTGCACACCGATCCCCGCTTTGCCTGGGTAGTCGCCCAGGTCGAAACCCATGTGGTGAACTACCTAACCGAGCTTGGCCTCGACCTCAGCCAGATCGATCTCTACATTCAGCGGGCCTGGCCCGTGGTGTCGCGCCCCCAGCAGGAGGTCGGTGCCCACTGCCACAACACCGCCCACGTCAGCGCTGTGTATTACGTCGCCGTGCCCGAGTCGGGCACCGATGCGGCGGGCTGTCTCACCTTTTTAGACGATGCCCGCCCCAACGAGGTCAGCCCCGGCTTGGGCAGCGAAAACACCGACATCATTTCTACCTGGAACTACCTCAACCAAGACCAGGCTCTCTACTTACCCACTGAAGGACGGCTGATTGTCTTCCCCGCCAAACAGCGCCATGGGGTAACGCCCAACCATACCGACGAGCTGCGCCTGTCGCTCTCGTTTGACATTGTGCTCACCGCCGCGCCGGGGCAGGCGGCAGGGGCTTACGAATTTCTCATGCCGCCCCCGGTTCAGTGGCAACGGTTTGGTCAGATTTCCCAACGGTAA